In one window of Solanum pennellii chromosome 2, SPENNV200 DNA:
- the LOC107009915 gene encoding uncharacterized protein LOC107009915 — protein sequence MKNHEARPAGSAPLPEAHAVEARGESEIRQNNRGHDNLHGREKGKRRYNNRRGGDHNKRENNIGSQNNPSKGKGDYCHRCGLKARVESHLTLKDDVQAESSQKYNENVEANLALKDNTFDGLDDITHLEAEDFFGDHN from the exons ATGAAAAATCACGAAGCTCGTCCCGCTGGAAGTGCTCCATTACCGGAGGCACACGCGGTTGAAGCACGTGGCGAGTCTGAAATAAGACAAAATAATCGGGGCCATGATAATCTGCACGGGCGTGAAAAAGGCAAAAGACGATATAATAATCGTCGAGGTGGTGATCATAACAAAAGGGAGAACAATATAGGTTCTCAAAATAATCCTTCTAAAGGAAAGGGTGATTACTGTCATCGCTGTGGCCTTAAAG CCCGAGTAGAGTCACATTTGACTCTCAAAGATGATGTTCAGGCAGAatcttctcaaaaatataaTGAGAATGTTGAGGCAAACTTAGCATTGAAAGATAACACTTTTGATGGGCTCGATGATATTACTCATCTGGAAGCTGAGGACTTCTTTGGGGATCACAACTGA
- the LOC107010258 gene encoding WAT1-related protein At3g02690, chloroplastic yields MAWSPFSSSSTPLCSSLTRNPTNSLCKTSSLCHHHSLNHSRGEFLQYPNTISFKNLHFRTKKFSACSKTESGVEQNSPPSSSELDCVGTGLDVECVVNPSEEFPKDSNLRFQDEGVSSMELLQTILEWGLLISPFFFWGTAMVAMKEVLPKTGPFFVSSFRLIPAGLMLVGFAASRGRNYPSGFNAWLSITLFAIVDATCFQGFLAEGLQRTSAGLGSVIIDSQPLTVAVLATLLFGESIGSVGAAGLVLGVIGLLLLEVPALSFDNSNFSLWGSGEWWMFLAAQSMAVGTVMVRWVSKYSDPVMATGWHMVIGGLPLVAISILNHEPVISGNLMELTTNDLLALLYTSIFGSAISYGVYFYNATRGSLTKLSSLTFLTPMFASIFGFLYLDETFTPVQLIGAFVTVAAIYTVNYKRDTK; encoded by the exons ATGGCGTGGTCACCATTTTCTTCTTCCTCCACTCCTCTCTGCTCTTCACTCACTAGAAATCCAACAAATTCCCTTTGCAAAACCTCTTCTTTATGCCATCATCACTCGCTAAACCACTCAAGGGGTGAGTTTCTACAATACCCAAATACAATTTCGTTCAAGAATCTTCATTTCCGCACCAAAAAGTTTTCTGCTTGCTCAAAAACTGAATCTGGGGTTGAACAGAACtcaccaccatcatcatcaGAACTTGACTGTGTGGGAACTGGGCTTGACGTGGAGTGTGTAGTGAACCCTTCTGAGGAATTCCCCAAAGACTCTAATTTACGGTTTCAAGATGAAGGGGTGTCATCCATGGAGTTGCTCCAGACGATTTTGGAATGGGGTTTGCTAATTTCGCCTTTCTTCTTCTGGGGTACAGCTATGGTTGCAATGAAGGAGGTTTTGCCAAAGACTGGACCTTTTTTCGTTTCATCATTTAGGTTGATTCCCGCTGGGTTAATGTTGGTCGGTTTTGCTGCTTCAAGGGGTAGAAATTACCCTTCTGGATTCAATGCTTGGCTCTCTATTACACTCTTCGCTATAGTTGATGCTACTTGTTTTCAG GGATTTCTTGCAGAAGGACTTCAGAGGACATCTGCTGGCTTAGGCAGT GTGATAATTGATTCACAGCCTCTGACGGTGGCTGTGCTTGCAACTTTGTTATTTGGAGAGTCCATAGGTTCTGTCGGAGCTGCAGGTCTTGTGCTCGGGGTGATAGGCCTTTTACTCCTTGAG GTACCTGCTCTCTCTTTTGATAATAGCAACTTTTCACTCTGGGGAAGTGGAGAGTGGTGGATGTTTCTTGCAGCACAAAGCATGGCTGTCGGCACAGTAATGGTTCGTTGGGTTTCTAAATACTCGGACCCGGTCATGGCTACTGGATGG CACATGGTTATTGGGGGACTTCCTCTGGTGGCTATCTCAATTCTCAATCATGAACCTGTCATTAGTGGGAATTTGATGGAACTAACAACAAATGACTTGTTGGCATTGCTCTATACCTCAATCTTTGGAAGTGCCATAAGCTATGGTGTATACTTCTACAATGCAACAAGAG GTAGCCTGACAAAGCTCAGCTCCCTTACCTTTTTAACTCCAATGTTTGCATCGATTTTTGG GTTCCTATATCTAGATGAGACCTTCACACCTGTGCAACTAATTGGAGCATTTGTCACAGTGGCTGCAATTTACACGGTTAATTACAAACGCGATACAAAATAA
- the LOC107010266 gene encoding NDR1/HIN1-like protein 6, with the protein MADQQKIHPVPVSVPEPEQVAPLPKPSAPLVPRGSSRSENGDPERQQSPPLLKRSLTPYSPLKPPKKKRGCCVRCLCWTCCLFFLLIVLIGIAAAVIYLVFQPKLPKYSIDSMRITQFTLNTDTSLSATFNVNITARNPNKRIGIYYENGSHLSVWYKGTNLCQGKLPKFYQGHRNTTQLNVHLTGQTENATNLLQLLQEDQQTGKIPLNIRVKVPVRIKLGKLKLMKWKFLLKCSLNVDNLSQDNVIRIRDNKCKVRFRF; encoded by the coding sequence ATGGCTGATCAACAAAAAATCCATCCGGTTCCGGTTTCGGTTCCGGAGCCGGAGCAAGTAGCCCCGTTACCCAAGCCCTCAGCTCCGTTAGTGCCACGTGGCTCTTCCCGTTCAGAGAACGGGGATCCTGAGCGTCAGCAATCACCTCCACTATTGAAAAGATCGTTAACCCCATATTCACCCTTAAAAccaccaaaaaagaaaagaggctGCTGCGTAAGATGCCTATGTTGGACATGTTGCCTATTTTTCTTACTAATCGTACTCATAGGCATCGCAGCAGCCGTAATTTACCTTGTCTTCCAACCAAAATTACCAAAATACTCCATCGATAGCATGAGAATTACCCAATTTACCCTCAACACCGATACGAGCTTGTCCGCGACATTTAACGTGAACATAACTGCAAGAAATCCCAATAAACGAATCGGAATTTACTACGAAAACGGAAGCCATTTGAGTGTATGGTACAAAGGCACAAATTTATGCCAAGGGAAATTGCCTAAGTTTTATCAAGGTCACAGAAATACTACGCAACTTAACGTCCACTTAACAGGACAAACAGAGAATGCTACAAATTTGTTACAATTATTGCAAGAAGATCAACAGACAGGCAAAATTCCATTGAATATTCGAGTTAAGGTTCCTGTGAGGATTAAATTGGGGAAATTGAAGCTAATGAAATGGAAATTCTTGTTGAAGTGCAGCCTAAACGTGGATAATTTATCTCAGGATAATGTTATTCGAATCAGGGATAATAAGTGTAAGGTTCGTTTTAGGTTTTAA
- the LOC107010253 gene encoding uncharacterized protein At1g65710-like — MGSCLSKKSTCSVSSPPLALVKQNQETLVEKKKVDGQVVRREIFVIKHRVSHEEGSNKPNESSAPSRRTSSCNKDEVDTILIQCGRLSRSSSPNRALPFEANTSRKHSFSKKSWDFDSENSRRVSRSPVRRSESPIKANLASSDANVGPGKMVSVPATVSSLVLDKNTDLISTANVQRIQVKRNVGVASPRARSRSVSPGKMNLKASTENMNFQQQPLYLSRSNSRKRDDDSPFRRNSSSEIDNPVVNETMPFYIQKLNAENISNGKVVLKKTGENLSISKVAPDYGLTNVYAKFKKKQQQLAQEAKALRTVSGNAAVDMVASGSESLAPEVIRRSRSPRLSRDIDINHRVQSTLTQSYTELLLEDIQNFHQKSRNPSFSLPPGAAADFNSTTSSDVSSAFSEDRRSNRTVERFNKNTSACLAINPQSRLTIKNPYAESEVAFSDDSIEPSRIQKYATFGRVTDGSSMEELESSESNSFVGYQRCRFSSSSQEPHSADSTESWTPKSYSRLYMNPLAFQKCTVSDHVPDMDDGKSRMTANKRDSDNQQHGIVHNSSEPRGLHISPVAAAAALTY, encoded by the exons ATGGGGAGTTGTTTGAGCAAGAAGAGCACTTGTTCTGTTTCTTCTCCTCCTCTTGCACTTGTGaaacaaaatcaagaaacccttgtagaaaagaagaaagtagATGGACAGGTAGTGAGAAGAGAAATCTTTGTTATCAAACACAGGGTAAGCCATGAAGAAGGCTCTAACAAACCAAATGAATCTTCTGCACCATCGAGGAGGACTTCAAGTTGTAACAAAGATGAAGTGGATACTATTTTGATACAATGTGGGAGGCTTAGCAGAAGCTCATCTCCCAACAGAGCTCTACCTTTTGAAGCTAATACAAGTAGAAAGCACTCTTTTTCCAAGAAAAGTTGGGATTTTGACAGTGAGAATAGTAGAAGGGTGAGTAGATCTCCTGTTAGAAGATCTGAATCACCAATTAAAGCTAATTTGGCTTCTAGTGATGCTAATGTTGGACCAGGAAAAATGGTGTCTGTGCCTGCTACTGTTTCATCTCTTGTGTTGGATAAGAATACTGACCTGATTTCTACAGCTAATGTTCAGAGGATTCAAGTGAAGAGAAATGTGGGTGTTGCATCTCCTCGTGCTCGGTCACGGTCAGTGTCTCCGGGGAAGATGAATTTGAAGGCGTCAACCGAGAACATGAATTTTCAACAACAGCCTTTGTACCTTAGCCGCAGCAATTCCAGGAAAAGAGATGATGATTCTCCTTTCAGAAGAAATTCTTCAAGTGAGATTGATAACCCTGTGGTCAATGAAACAATGCCCTTCTATATCCAG AAACTGAATGCAGAAAATATAAGCAATGGcaaagttgttttaaaaaaaactggGGAAAACCTTAGCATCAGCAAAGTAGCTCCAGATTATGGCCTTACAAATGTATATGCCAAATTCAAGAAGAAGCAGCAGCAGCTGGCACAGGAAGCTAAAGCATTGAGAACAGTTTCAGGGAATGCTGCAGTGGATATGGTTGCTTCAGGATCCGAGAGCTTAGCGCCCGAGGTAATAAGAAGAAGCAGGTCACCGAGGCTATCCCGGGACATAGACATTAATCATAGGGTTCAGTCAACTCTTACTCAATCATATACTGAGTTATTGCTTGAGGACATACAAAACTTTCATCAAAAGAGCAGAAACCCTTCATTTTCACTTCCACCTGGTGCAGCTGCTGACTTCAACTCAACTACTAGTTCCGATGTATCCAGTGCTTTCTCTGAAGACAGAAGAAGCAACCGCACAGTCGAGCGTTTTAACAAGAATACCAGTGCTTGTTTAGCAATCAATCCTCAGAGTAGGTTAACAATAAAGAACCCATATGCAGAGTCTGAGGTTGCCTTTAGTGATGACTCAATAGAGCCTTCCAGAATACAGAAGTATGCAACATTTGGAAGGGTAACTGATGGTAGCTCTATGGAAGAACTAGAATCCTCAGAAAGCAATAGTTTTGTTGGTTATCAACGATGTAGGTTTTCCTCGTCCTCACAAGAACCACATTCAGCTGATTCAACCGAATCTTGGACTCCAAAATCTTACAGTAGGCTGTATATGAATCCATTAGCCTTTCAAAAGTGTACAGTATCTGATCATGTTCCTGATATGGATGACGGTAAAAGTAGAATGACTGCAAATAAGAGGGATTCAGACAACCAGCAACATGGAATAGTTCACAACAGCAGTGAACCTAGAGGACTTCACATATCACCTGTGGCAGCAGCAGCTGCTTTAACTTATTAG